The DNA window CTATTCTATAACTTCTAGAAGTCATTATGCAATAACATTTGGCacaaattcaaaaataaaataaaattgatattTGCAGAGTCTTTTATTACAAGATTAAAATCAACTGAACAAGAAACTTATAAACATTAGTTCATTACGTTTCTGACACACCTACCTACATTACTATTGATAGTGAATTGTACTATGTATTGTAGTTGTACTATAAATCATAACAATGGCAAAGTGTAGGTATTCTTCAACTTTCGCCATAAAATGATGTGCTGTTAATGGAATATGAGTAGGTAAATTGATATCAAAGatatgtttacattttcacatgTATAACATTTCAGTGGAGTTAGCCAGTTGGTCAAGTATTGAACAAATGGCGCCACCttcctttgttttttttttacattttttttttcgtccaGCCTTTTAAGCTGAACAAGAGGCACGGGCAAGCTATGATTGTGTCATCTAAGCAAACGTTTGACAATTACCAACCCCATTATGACAAGGCAAAAATGCAGAAATATCTTTGAtcagttgatttttattttgttgttttttttcatCAGGTGTTATTTACATAGTTCTTTTGCTCAGGACAAGTTGTGACTTAGTATCCCATTCAAAATGAGGTGTTCTTCAAACCAATGCAGCTTTATCTAATGGACTTGGTAACAAAAACATTCAACAACAAAATAATAACCAACTCTTATTGCCTCCCTACTTAGTTTGCCTATACTTAGTATTGGCTTGAGAATTAGCAGTTGGTTCCAATATCTATGGTATTCAGATACTACCGAGTGTATTATATACACCAAAAGGTACAATATATAGGTACATGCATCCTTCTACAATTGAGTGAAATCTAGCTCAAATCTCACTCAATTCAGTTGCAATAACAACCTTGCTATATACAAATAATGTTCATTTCAAAAACTCATTATTGAACGCCACATAGATTTCCTTAATACCTACATTTAACATAACTCTCCCATTGATGTATAAAATTACATACAAAGCTTATTAATAACATCTAGTTTCAGTTATATTCAATTCTTCATAATTAGGtactaaaatattgaatttTAGCCAGTCAAAGAAAAATATcaagtgaaataaaaatctataaaaaatacattaatacgaaatttgaaaacaattaactatATCTATATTTTTTGATTGCTCTGAGATCAGTCACGTCAgagactaaacttaaataaaaaactaGAGGATCAAATTGCTGCCGGAAaatatgaacattggtcatcaTCCCTACGAGGAATGTCTTTACTTAGTTAACTTACATCTGTGAATGTCTATAAACAGATCAAATTATTCCATAAGTCCACTGTGCCTTTTTAAAGTTTCACTTTGGTCACTTTGGAAAGAGTTAATTTTTCGTTTCCGACAGTCAAACCTCACACCTGACTCTTCCACTATCTTCTCACTATTTTTAATGGCAGAAATAATGTTCTCCTTCGAAGGAGGCACCAGCTTTAGCTCTTCAGATCCCTCAATGGCGGAAGGCTCTACTAGATGCATTACAATACGCTCCAGCTTTTTGGGGTGTTCTACTGGTGCATCATCACTAACtgtgaccttttcattttgctCCTGACTCATATCCACTATCACAGAGTACTTTCGTTTCATCTCTTCCATCATTCTACGGCCATAGTCATCCCCTATTACACTATTAACACATACAAAACTTTGTACTTTCTTTGTGTCCCTGTCTATTTCCAAAAAACCTCTAGTTCTCATGTATATGAACTGGCCAGTGCGAGACATTAGTCTGTAATAGGATTCGCCAAATTCCCGACTTTGATCATACATCTGCCGTAGGACACAAATTACCCATCGCACATCATCTTTGTGCATGAAAAAGAAGGCAGATGTGCCTGTAACCTCCTCTGTCAAGTACCCAGCCACCAGGGATATGCTCTGATCACATTGCACTATGCGGCCGTCTATCAGATGCCTAGTCCAGTATTCTGAGTAGGCTGTGGGCAACATGATGCGAGCCGGCATGTTATTTGTCACAACATGTACCAtgccaataaaaacaaaatcatTTCCACTTGATGAAAATGTGCGGTTGTGCCTGACTCGTTGCCTTCTAATAATTTGCTCATCCTGGACCCCTACTGCAGTGGCTCTGTCTGCACGTCTAAGGGTACCATCTAGTCTGCACCTCTCGTACCTGGGTGGATCGGATCTAGCCCCGGCCCTTACTATCCTAATTGTAAAATTATGGCGCTGCTCTATGAATGCATTGTCACATCCCTTCTGAAGTTCAGGAGGATAGATATGCTGACGTAGAATTGCTGCGTCTTCAggatgtatataattatatatatcttGGCCCAAGAGGTCAACATGACAATAGCCCAGCTTCTCTTGTACGTTAGGGGAGACGTTAAAAATACGGCCACGGCACGTGACCGATATCATAAAGCCGCCGAGGAGATCAAAAAATTTTAGAAAGGCGGGAGACCAAGACTCGACATGGCCGCACGTGATGGTGTCGCCGAACACATGCTCGTTACGCAGCTTGTTGGCGGCGAGACGCAGCACGCTCGTCTTATCCACCTTGCGCTGCGAGTGCACGATGTCCGTCAACAAGGACGTCATCACTTGGATTTGGGAGTTGTATTGGCTCCGGCGCTGCTTCTCGGCTATGATGCGCGACTCGCGATCGCTCGCCTTGGCCGGTGGGAGGTCCGGCGAGCGCGACTCCGAGGAGGAATCGCCGCAGCTGACGGCGTGCATGTCGAAGGCCATCTGCGGCGGCAGCACACTCACGGCCATACCGAAATCCGGGCTCCCCATACCTATCTGACCTGGTATAGCCGCCTGCATGCCGAGTCGCGTGCCCGCTCCGTCGGACGAACTCATTGCAATAGACACTGCACTATGCACACTTGTTTATACCATATTAATGTTAGAACGCAATGTGTTATCCAGTACAATAATCACTGATTGATAGTTAACATGGTTTCTTGCTCACATCACTTTCAATCCGAAATGGCACAGAAACGCGTTAAGTAAACCATTTTATCAACACAAAGTGGTATTTACAGGGTATTGAATAATATGTAACCAGACAAGCACCCCGAAAGAACGAATGACAGACAGTGCGGCCGCGGACTGACTTGAgattattttcatttcattaaatTCTATTATTTCCATTCTACTCTTTCCTATTCTCTATCTCTTTTACTCATGAAGTTTCACAAGGACACGGAACAGATAAAGCTCTGATCGACAAAGCTAATAGTTTACCTTCATATCTTATAATGAGCAAAATACTTGAAGTAAAATGCAGTACACCAACTGTAGAAAAAAATaccaacaaaacaaaatatttgtaaCAGCACAATCTGAAGGCTAGTTCAGACTGTGTTAATAATTTAGAATATTCTTTATATTCGAATAGTATTTTACTTGTTACTAAACTGTTCACTTTACTTATACACGCATTTTGGATAAAATGAGTCTTCATGTCTTCAAGTCGTTCCATCATCttctttttaactcccgacgcaaaaacgaaggggtgttataagtttgacgtgtctgtctgtgtatttgtctgtctgcctgtctgtctgtctgtctgtttgtctgtttgtctgtctgtctgtctgtctgtctgtctgtggcatcgtagctcctgaacggataaaccgatttagatttagttttttttgtctgaaagctgaattaatcgggagtgttcttagccatgtttcataaaaatcggtctactaggtcgggggttttttcaaaattttaattttgtggttaggttattcatcCTTTTATATTCCTTATTCATTACAACATTAAAGTTTTGCAATTTaacaagcgctggtggcctagtggtaagagcgtgcgacttacgatccggagttCGGGGGtgggggttcgaacccggctcgtaccaatgactttttctgaacttatgagcgaaatgtcatttgccagttgcttttcggtgaaggaaaacatcgtgaaaaaacaggactaattccaataaggcctagttacccttcgggttggaaagtcagatggcagtcgctttcgtaaaactagtgcctacgccaaatcttgagattagtaattgtcaaagcggaccccaggctcatgAGCCATGGCTAATGCCAGgattgccgggataacgcaaggaggatgatgattaaaGTTTTGCAATTTCCCCGCCCCAGCCTCgatgatattaaataaacaaaatactcAACACTAGGCAAAAATTACTAACATAGTTTGAACCAGGCTTAAATGTGACAGACTGGTGTCTGTGGAATCTTTGTGATGTTGGTAGTTCTGTGCTGTTTCACGTTTTCGTAAAGAAATGAAACAATCATAGTCTGTGGTAAGGTTGTGATTGTCTTTTTGCTCAACTTTTGCTAGTGACTGGCGGTGGTGTCAAATATGTAAAAACGtcaataattttaaaattttgtagGATCAAGTTGATTCAACAGGTAAAAAGCTGGTttcatttaaaacttatttaaataattaatgaatttaGTGGTGTGGTAATATAAATGTTGACGTCTTCACAACAAAATAAGACAAGTATTTATGATGAACATACCCGgctgtattttttattgcagtTAACTTGTCTGTTGTCTTTTACTGAAACCGGTTTACGAAGTATTTTGATATCGTTATAGGTCACATGGAATGAGGAAAATTGAGACATATTATTATTTCCATTTAGTCCGTGTTTTGTTGCAGATGTGTGCGTACATTATCGTCGGCTGTGAATTTGGGTGACACAATAAAGGATTCTTATTAGAATCACttagaaattaaaattaaaatgttttcgAAGTGTTTCCTGTTCATTATTTTGTTAGTTCATGTTATTACTGCAGGAGAAGGTAAGATATATCGAGTAATTTTCgttttctgtatttttgagTGTTCTGAGTACCTATTTAAAGTGGTGTAATAGTTTTCAATGTTATTTCTCATTAATACCAAATGattttataatacctatttttttgtatatagtagattatgttattaatttgtatacagcattcaATCACaccaaataatattttttgtcttGAAGCTTTTTGTTTAATTCTGATTATGGTAATTATTTgaagttaaaaaaattaatggtatgtaattcaaaaataaatgttttgtagAAGATgtcacattttataaaataactagctttttcccgcggctttgctcgccttagaaagagacaaaaagtagcctatgtcactctccgtcccttgaagtatctccacttaaaaaaatcacaacaattcgtcgctccgttttgccgtgaaagatggacaaacgaacagacacacacactttcccatttataatattagtatggatctgttccatttattttattagggttTGCAATGAAAAACTAacgggcggcgctttcagcggggagcgagagtggccatactgtacgatagtactctttattatactgtgttagTGGTAtcaattagagatgggccgaatacggacttaaCCGAATACggatattcggccgaacattcggttcagctgttaccgaaccgaatattcggttgcgacatattttaaattctaacttagagttaaaaacttttcaatgattggtaataggtacctacatttatcttactaaaggctcttaatgttcctagaatttagtgcataagaaaattttggattttgtttcttaaactacgttatttttactgttttacaatatgtatttgtatttcaacgcatttttaactccctttggtagtttcttagaaggctgaaataggatgtcactatccgatgaattacgacttacgctatttatttactttgtttattcggtaaatattcgacAATGTCAATGACAAGATTTTTAATGTTCGAACATTAAAAATCTTgtcgaataccgaatatttactgaatattcggcccatTTCTAGTATCAATTGCAGATGTTTGAACATTATTGTTAACTCAACAAAGAACTTTCTCTTTTAGTTGGGGACAGATGTATTCCCAGTGAAGATGTGGAGGACGGAGTATGCACCCTCGTCACCAATTGTAAAGTGGCCTTAAGGTCAGGTCAACTCAGCCATTACAGATAACACTATCCAAGTAGTCGTCAACACTCATATCAGTACAGTCACCTGCCATTATCTATTATTTCAAAGGCCACAATTGCTACAAGACCAGAAGTGGGCAAAGTCCGGTCCGCGAAAGATTTTTATCTGGCCCTTCAGCCTGgctttcctactagtcaaatcagcttctttttaagaactgtcaaaacgattttctaatatggaattactatgaaatactgaggagtgacgtcacggtcaattcatttactttatatctttctctttgacttattaaatagaaatgatgtttaaatataaccactgtccatatttttcttctaattatgtggtgctttatttcgtgcactacataaaatattttattttatgtatagaaaactagcctatagtatacaccctgtttttattgaattccgtttattttaagggatggttctttagatcaaatacaattaatttctctaataaACTAGcgttaactcttacggttatcgagttattaaaaaaataaaaatacaaattactgaacacgtgtttaacagcctttaccacttcccaatgttatttgttttgacatgtgccgtcaatcacttgacactaacttgaattcCTGGTGCAGAGGTTGTCCATCGCGATTCAGCGTGGCAATGCTGCGAGCGTGTTGGGCACCTTTGCGCCGGGGATGACGCGGGGGGGGATTTTTGACTGATAGTTAGTTAAGTAAGTTAAGAATAGATTGGTGTTTTGCTTTGTGTACTTTATGTGTTACTTAATAtctaggttaagttaggtttagttttttttttgtgttaaatTGTAGATttgtatattcatattcatttccaAATTCtaaatttgtattgaatactttacttaacttgaatattattctaaaaggtctctcacactaattaattcatttattatgtatgaaaacgattaaaattttttttttgcgaatttaactaaaagtgatatacagggtggttcctgataacgaacctaacgacatgtcgaatttaacggaaaacaaaaaaacacgtaTGATATGGCCAGCATtgtagtaaaaatgcatttttggtgCCCCTCTTAAAAATTCCTTCAAATTTTAGCGCACAACGAATAAGAATTACCCACCACTGCTCTAGTCTACAACTAAGATTGtagcatatatatatataggtaggtatataaaatcatttttctcaaacatgcaatgaaatattgtctttacgttccttaaaataggctgggaagtatcgctttttgggcgcaacaactcgagaggactgtaaagggatttcatattattttttaggcctaggcctgcaaagtaacttttttttataaaatattgtcctttagagcattttttatttatttcattgtatgtttgagaaaagcactatacatgcctcggcgtgaaaacggattcccggcctcgtatccctatccggcctcgctcgcacgctcgctcggccgtatatacccacttggccggaaatcctcattttcccggcctctgatgtaatgtactatttctcaaacatgcaatgaaatattgtctttacgttccttaaaatgggctgggaagtatcgcttttgggcgcaacaactcgagaggactgtaaagggatttcatattattttttaggcctaggcctgcaaagtaacttttttttataaaatattgtcctttagagcatttttttttatttcattgtatgtttgagaaaagcactataaatgcctcggcgtgaaaacggattcccggcctcgtatccctatccggcctcgctcgcacgctcgctcggccgtatatacccacttggccggaaatcctcattttcccggcctctgatgtaatgtactatttctcaaacatgcaatgaaatattgtctttacgttccttaaaatgggctgggaagtatcgctttttgggcgcaacaactcgagaggactgtaaagggatttcatattattttttaggcctaggcctgcaaagtaactttttttttataaaatattgtcctttagagcattttttttatttcattgtatgtttgagaaaagcactataaatgcctcggcgtgaaaacggattcccggcctcgtatccctatccggcctcgctcgcacgctcgctcggccgtatatacccacttggccggaaatcctcattttcccggcctctgatgtaatgtactatttctcaaacatgcaatgaaatattgtctttacgttccttaaaatgggctgggaagtatcgctttttgggcgcaacaactcgagaggactgtaaagggatttcatattattttttaggcctaggcctgcaaagtaacttttttttataaaatattgtcctttagagcatttttttttatttcattgtatgtttgagaaaagcactataaatgcctcggcgtgaaaacggattcccggcctcgtatccctatctcgtatatacccacttggccggaaatcctcattttcccggcctctgacgtaatgtactataacataatgtaataaatatattcaTTAAATGTTTACTTTCAGACAAATAAAAGACAACAACTATCACTCATTTGCAAGATGTGGATTCGAAGGAATTACAGAAGTGATGTGTTGTCCAAGCACAAACGTCAAATTTGGTATGAATTCATTGTTTAACTAATCAAAATACCAGaaaatacctttttcagtacagatggtgtttttttacgcactagtgcgagaagtggttcattatatgacaggtcaaaacttcggagggctatctgtactgaaaaacgtcgtacgatacacgtgcgaaaaggaaattcgtaactcgtgtcgatttaaaacactcccttcggtcgagttttaatttatcgccactcgtttcgaacttccttttttacgcacttgtatcgtaatgtactatttaaggtggctcgcttaggttacccgaagctcaggctgcgttagatggcgttaatcttcaaattaccagtcttattttttttgtggagtcgtacaggcatttatatactttcaattatgcttcgcgaatatttaatattaaaattgacgtattacaacaaagattcaacttctcattgtaacgttaatccccttaatgtagataaatttactattttacactatttctaagtaccactcacacataaaaacagtgtttttgtattccttctagtcgataatttcacgcggcgacagcttgtttaaatagccttgcggtaaatacgtgccatcgcatgatttgcatggaagtactgggttcgaatccaggactttttctcttttttttttttaatactacgtcggtggcaaataagcatacggtccgcctaatggaaagcggtcaccgtaacctatgaacgcctgcaactcaaagagtgtcgcatgcgcgttgccgccccattagaaacttgtacactccccttagctgcgtgtgcacagcaaaaaggagtgtacacagcaaaaaggagtgtacaagttcaaaggatggtttgggttgccgacgactcaaaggacaatagacggaacaaattagttccgtaagtcctcccgtcgtcagcaccccacaccctcgttgagctctggcagccttactcaccggcaggaacacaacactatgagacactattttttgttttattattatacataaatgtatatgtactcgtacagtagatactgagcgttttccacaaaaaagattaaaaacctattctcttacatggtaataatttttgggttcgtcgaactcagaatttctaacataattatcctaatctgatatttttaaaaattccaaaaaagtatagataaattttagtttctaaactacgattcgaatgatttttttttctaattgtttattttcgatggagcaagggtattcaaatcgcttttgaaatcttaaattagtaaatgaaaatgcaatagttaactgagtaacgtaatgctttaaaaactcaagtggactttttttatctaaggagtaatttcgataaaatattatatttagcgagggtattaaaagttgtgttttatatctcaacttaataaatagaaaatcaaaatgacaataaaaatatcaataggttctctaagataaaattgataccttcggctctccattcttgctcggttaataaaaaatacgaaatttatatccaaaaaaatacaaaaagttaatagaatcctgggaatcgaacgcaccttcacggcgtgacagacgactgtacaccaacgacgccattacataacacgctgttcccgacgaaattgggctatacatatataattaattaaatataaataataatgtcaaatccatactaatattacaaatgggaaagggtgtgtgtctgtttgtttgtccgtctttcacggcaaaaccggagcgacgaattgacgtgattatttaaggggatttagttgaagggatggagagtgacataggctactttttgtctctttcttacgtgagcgaagccgcggtcaaaagctagtttattataaatgggaaaagctggttactctataatctgaagtggaagaattcgttgtttcaccaaagataatgtgtgtttgtttgtttgtccgtctttcacggccaaacggagcgacggattgacatgttttttaagtggagatagttgaagggatggagagtgacatatgctacttttgtctctttctaacgcaagcgaagccgcgggcaaaagctagtacagcacgggtagcatggtcgcgcgatagacgataaaatatcaggccgtccctgtcgcactattagtaagtgcgattatagggacggccagatgttttatcatttatcgcgcgaccataattgcctgcctggaccagattatattgatgataattattatttgtaaccatttagttaatattgtcttcagttaccgcgatagttactcatgaaataaaaactatgaaaacggattaaatcgtgtataatgaatttacaattcatcccgacgttttgaacactacagcgttcgtggtctctgagctcaacgggtgactgaggaaaaattacaatgtgcaaaagctacccatattcttgtatataaccatttagttgttgaagaaaaacattcacacaacaataacataggtcaaccagctcagtaaatgcaatactttactaatactaagcccacactatgacctatgtataatgtattataccagacgtgtaatattttattttatcaacaaaggcataataaaggattgtattgtatttttgtatgaaaataaaaaataggaaagcaatatagtaatagtcaaatattccattaaaaaaataaaaaatacttaataaatccataaaagttcaaatgattaaaaaaaacttcggattcgaacccacgatcttctgcatcatagtcagtcgttttgaccgagacgccatttcgatttacattagcagtgtcgaaatacacgatatgtatctttgttgacaaaatgcgtcattatttctgagactaaaccaatatctttaaataattacttgtcaagagccaaatgtcactgatgacaatgtcaactaaaaatgcgctaaatatgacggctctgtgtctgtacacaaaatttggcacgcacatttacgtaaaattaataaaaaattcacaaggatttgtccatgatttctgtatgaaacaatgtatttcattcactaccgcgacgacggataatgtatagtagatgtatgcgcatatttttatttagttgtagtgtgcggtgactaaataaatggtagatgttttttgtatggaaagcgagccaccttaagtacagatggtgttttttatgcactagtgcgagaagtggttcattatataccaggtcgaaacttcggagggtcatctgtactgaattAATTCGTAATTTGTGtcgatttatcgccactcgtttcgaacttccttttttacgcactaattAATACATAActaacaataaatttaaaagtggaaaatgtctgccttgggtgagacttgaactcacggcctctggatctaacgacatcgattgcagacgtttctgctaatcagaagttaaaacaTAACTAACAGTTGTATCCAACCATTCCAACCGATCTTTTCTTATACAGTACTCATTGTGTTGGTTAGGTATTTTTGTAGCCATTTCTTAAATTCTTTTATTCAGTACTGAGACTATGTCTTCGTGtagtccgatatcggatgtaggaatgGTGTTATGATGCAGGCTTAGGTGGGCATTTTCtcgagaagaatcaccaaaaatattttttctaaggtaggtagtaaaatttatgtttttcctactaaCAATCACGAACCCTTTCTATGGGTGGGACACAAGG is part of the Leguminivora glycinivorella isolate SPB_JAAS2020 chromosome 10, LegGlyc_1.1, whole genome shotgun sequence genome and encodes:
- the LOC125230230 gene encoding aryl hydrocarbon receptor nuclear translocator-like protein 1, whose amino-acid sequence is MSSSDGAGTRLGMQAAIPGQIGMGSPDFGMAVSVLPPQMAFDMHAVSCGDSSSESRSPDLPPAKASDRESRIIAEKQRRSQYNSQIQVMTSLLTDIVHSQRKVDKTSVLRLAANKLRNEHVFGDTITCGHVESWSPAFLKFFDLLGGFMISVTCRGRIFNVSPNVQEKLGYCHVDLLGQDIYNYIHPEDAAILRQHIYPPELQKGCDNAFIEQRHNFTIRIVRAGARSDPPRYERCRLDGTLRRADRATAVGVQDEQIIRRQRVRHNRTFSSSGNDFVFIGMVHVVTNNMPARIMLPTAYSEYWTRHLIDGRIVQCDQSISLVAGYLTEEVTGTSAFFFMHKDDVRWVICVLRQMYDQSREFGESYYRLMSRTGQFIYMRTRGFLEIDRDTKKVQSFVCVNSVIGDDYGRRMMEEMKRKYSVIVDMSQEQNEKVTVSDDAPVEHPKKLERIVMHLVEPSAIEGSEELKLVPPSKENIISAIKNSEKIVEESGVRFDCRKRKINSFQSDQSETLKRHSGLME